DNA sequence from the Gemmatimonadota bacterium genome:
CGAAGCCCCCGTCGGGCAGGCCGAATGCGACTTCGCGCTGCATGTCTTCGATCTGACTGAAGAAAAGAGCGCCGCTGAGACGGGCGCGCCCACCGATGGTGCTTTTGAAGCCCAGTTCGTAATTGTCGATCTGCTCTTCATCAAAGGGGCCGGGGCCAATGTCGGGATGGGTGTTACGTAGATTATAGCCGCCGGAACGAAAGCCGCGCGTCCAGTGGGCATAGATCAAAGTGTCGTCATCGTATCGGTAGCTCAGCCCGACCTTGGGCGACAGATTGGTCCAGGTTTCTGTGTCTCGGAAATCGCTTGGACAGGCCGGACCATGCACGATATTGCACGGTATGAGGTCCAAGACAATGGTGGTGACGTCGGCTTCTTTTTCTTCACGGGAGTAGCGCAGCCCGGTGTTCAGCGTCAGCCAGTTGGTCAGGTCGTAGTCCCCGGCCATGAACACCCCCAGCGTGTCCACGTCGTACAGGCCACCACCGTTCTGCACTCTGGCTCTGCCTGAGGGGTCGTCCGTCAACTGACGGCGCTCATGGTAATCGCTCGCATTGGTAAAATAGTATAACCCGGTGACCAGTTGCAGACGATCGAAAAACACCCCGGTGTAGCGCAGCTCGTTGAGCTAGACTGTGCCGCACGGAGCTGAGTCTCCGCGGTGCGTATGGCAGTTGTAGAAGCCAATTCATCCACGGAATTCAGGGCATCGACCTGCGCGTCCCGCCAGCCAAAGATGTTGGTGACCGTACCGTTGCCCAGTACCACGGCCCAATCCAGTCTCGTACTCAAAACGTGCATCCTCGTGTCCAGGAAGCCATCGTTGTTGACCGAGAAGTCGTGACTCCGACGGTCGAAGCGGACGGTGTTCTGGACCGCAGCGCCATCGCCGTCGCGGTCCTGATACTCGTAACGGAGCGTCAGACTCAGCGTGTCCAGAGGTTGCCAGGAGAGGACCGGCCGCAGCATGAGGGTGTCCCGCGCGCCGAACGCCCGGTCGTCGTACTCGTTCTCGAACCAGCCCTGATCCTGATTGGAATAGATCGTGAAGCGGGTACGCAGGGTGTCGGTCAGCGGGGCGTTGAACGTACCCGAGACGTACATATTCGGGGCTTTGCCGCCGCCTTCGACCGCGCTGCGGACCGTAGCCTCATAGTGGTCGGTGGGAGTTTTGGTGTTGACCAGGACGGCACCGCCCACCACGTTGCGCCCGAACAGAACCCCTTGCGGACCGCGTAAGACCTCGATGCTGTCCAGATCGAAGGCATCGTACAGCACCCCCGCGTTCGTTCCCAGGTAGATGCCGTCAACGAAGACACCGACCGTCGGATCGATGGACGGAATCGAGCTGTTGATACCCAGGCCGCGAATGGAGAAGTTCGCGAAACCGCGCGCCAGACCGATGTCATCGAAGGCCACA
Encoded proteins:
- a CDS encoding TonB-dependent receptor plug domain-containing protein codes for the protein ISKKSSPIRIIMPEIGGRMHFINQTPRLWTANWSAVRNLTFVTVLSAVFLTLPAVAQDTQPDAGKTAPQESAPATEVTPLEGMVVTALKREAMIQDVPVSMTAFDSEQIDALKLHDLGDLTITMPNVAFDDIGLARGFANFSIRGLGINSSIPSIDPTVGVFVDGIYLGTNAGVLYDAFDLDSIEVLRGPQGVLFGRNVVGGAVLVNTKTPTDHYEATVRSAVEGGGKAPNMYVSGTFNAPLTDTLRTRFTIYSNQDQGWFENEYDDRAFGARDTLMLRPVLSWQPLDTLSLTLRYEYQDRDGDGAAVQNTVRFDRRSHDFSVNNDGFLDTRMHVLSTRLDWAVVLGNGTVTNIFGWRDAQVDALNSVDELASTTAIRTAETQLRAAQSSSTSCATPGCFSIVCNWSPGYTILPMRAITMSAVS
- a CDS encoding TonB-dependent receptor, with amino-acid sequence MFFDRLQLVTGLYYFTNASDYHERRQLTDDPSGRARVQNGGGLYDVDTLGVFMAGDYDLTNWLTLNTGLRYSREEKEADVTTIVLDLIPCNIVHGPACPSDFRDTETWTNLSPKVGLSYRYDDDTLIYAHWTRGFRSGGYNLRNTHPDIGPGPFDEEQIDNYELGFKSTIGGRARLSGALFFSQIEDMQREVAFGLPDGGFAQVIRNTADTDIFGIELAGSFALAQDLILRAAMGYID